A genomic region of Rhodococcus pyridinivorans contains the following coding sequences:
- a CDS encoding phosphatase PAP2 family protein — MRVLQTVQATAGAVPAATTIARGMSHFGEHALGWIAIGAAGALVDRPRRRKWASVAVGAFGAHAASVVIKRVVRRPRPVDPTVQVNVSTPSRLSFPSSHVTSTTAAAVLLARTTGLPFPAVLVPPMMLSRLVLGVHYPTDVLAGAALGAASAAVVARAETKWGDR; from the coding sequence GTGCGGGTGCTGCAGACCGTCCAGGCCACCGCCGGTGCCGTACCCGCAGCGACGACGATCGCCCGCGGCATGTCGCACTTCGGTGAGCACGCTCTCGGCTGGATCGCGATCGGCGCCGCCGGCGCCCTCGTCGACCGTCCCCGTCGCCGCAAGTGGGCGAGCGTGGCGGTCGGCGCGTTCGGTGCCCACGCGGCGTCCGTCGTCATCAAGCGGGTCGTGCGCCGTCCGCGGCCGGTGGACCCGACGGTGCAGGTCAACGTGTCCACGCCGAGCCGGCTGAGCTTCCCGTCGTCGCATGTGACGTCCACGACTGCGGCGGCCGTGCTACTCGCCCGCACCACCGGGCTACCCTTTCCCGCGGTGCTCGTGCCGCCCATGATGCTGTCCCGCCTGGTGCTGGGCGTGCACTATCCGACGGATGTACTGGCGGGTGCGGCACTCGGTGCGGCGTCCGCGGCCGTCGTGGCGCGGGCAGAGACGAAGTGGGGAGATCGATGA
- a CDS encoding glycosyltransferase, whose protein sequence is MSAAKHAAVAKHEAASTPATEDELLGRSLLQRIILPRPGEPLDVRTLYLEESPTNARRAHATSRTTLAIGAESEVSLCTYFNAFPASYWRRWSTLGSVVLRLELTGHGRVDLYRSKADSSRIHVTGREFRGSDTVVEIEADLGPFEDGGWLWFDVTTDSEVTLHAAGWYAPVEAPGHASVAVGIPTFNRPADCVKALRALASDPLVMDVVDAVIIPDQGTRKVRDEADFAEAAEPFGDRLVIHDQGNLGGSGGYSRIMYEALKTTSSPYILFMDDDIEIEPDSILRALALSRFAKKPMLVGGQMLNLQERSHLHTMGEVIHRSNFMWGAAPNVEYDHDFSTKPLRDRENSKLLHRRIDVDFNGWWMCMIPRVVAEEIGQPLPLFIKWDDAEYGLRARDAGYPTVTMPGAAIWHMAWSDKDDAIDWQAYFHLRNRLVVAALHQHGDAKPMVLDTIKATIKHLVCLEYSTVAIQNKAIEDFLAGPENLFELLPRALGEVHALRKNFPDAVVLPSSTELPMASGAEVGAVGLPEGAVAKVRRLAKGVLHNVRPENREHHERPQLNVPTIDARWFLLSQVDGVTVTTADGRGVVYRKRDRAQAQALLTEALRLRRELARRFPEMKKRYRDAVPALTSKEEWERVFGIGN, encoded by the coding sequence GTGAGCGCCGCGAAGCACGCGGCCGTCGCGAAGCACGAGGCGGCGAGTACCCCCGCCACGGAGGACGAACTGCTCGGCCGGTCGCTGCTGCAGCGCATCATCCTGCCGCGCCCGGGCGAGCCCCTCGACGTGCGCACGCTCTACCTCGAGGAGTCGCCCACCAACGCGCGTCGCGCCCACGCGACGAGCCGGACGACGCTGGCGATCGGCGCCGAGTCCGAGGTGTCGCTGTGCACCTACTTCAACGCCTTCCCGGCGAGCTACTGGCGTCGCTGGAGCACGCTCGGCTCGGTGGTGCTGCGACTCGAACTCACCGGCCACGGCCGCGTCGACCTGTACCGCAGCAAGGCCGACTCGAGCCGCATCCACGTCACCGGCCGCGAGTTCCGCGGGTCCGACACGGTCGTCGAGATCGAAGCCGACCTGGGGCCGTTCGAGGACGGCGGCTGGCTGTGGTTCGACGTCACCACCGACAGCGAGGTCACGCTGCACGCCGCCGGCTGGTACGCACCTGTCGAGGCGCCCGGACACGCCTCGGTCGCAGTGGGCATCCCGACCTTCAACCGCCCTGCCGACTGCGTGAAGGCGCTGCGTGCGCTCGCGTCCGACCCGCTGGTGATGGACGTCGTCGACGCCGTCATCATCCCCGACCAGGGCACCCGCAAGGTTCGCGACGAGGCCGACTTCGCGGAGGCCGCCGAACCCTTCGGCGACCGTCTCGTCATCCACGACCAGGGCAACCTCGGTGGCTCCGGCGGCTACAGCCGCATCATGTACGAGGCGCTGAAGACCACTTCCAGCCCGTACATCCTGTTCATGGACGACGACATCGAGATCGAACCCGACTCGATCCTGCGCGCGCTCGCCCTGTCGCGATTCGCGAAGAAGCCCATGCTCGTCGGCGGGCAGATGCTCAACCTGCAGGAACGCAGCCACCTGCACACCATGGGCGAGGTCATCCACCGCTCGAACTTCATGTGGGGTGCCGCGCCGAACGTCGAGTACGACCACGACTTCTCCACCAAGCCGCTGCGCGACCGGGAGAACTCGAAGCTCCTGCACCGACGCATCGACGTCGACTTCAACGGCTGGTGGATGTGCATGATCCCGCGCGTCGTCGCGGAGGAGATCGGCCAGCCCCTGCCGCTGTTCATCAAATGGGACGACGCCGAGTACGGCCTGCGGGCACGGGACGCCGGCTACCCCACGGTGACGATGCCCGGCGCCGCGATCTGGCACATGGCGTGGAGCGACAAGGACGACGCCATCGACTGGCAGGCGTACTTCCATCTGCGCAACCGGCTCGTCGTGGCCGCGCTGCACCAGCACGGCGACGCCAAGCCGATGGTGCTCGACACAATCAAGGCCACGATCAAGCACCTCGTGTGTCTCGAGTACTCGACGGTCGCGATCCAGAACAAGGCCATCGAGGACTTCCTCGCCGGTCCAGAGAACCTGTTCGAGCTGCTGCCGCGTGCCCTCGGCGAGGTGCACGCGCTCCGGAAGAACTTCCCCGACGCCGTGGTGCTGCCGTCGTCGACCGAACTGCCGATGGCATCCGGCGCCGAGGTCGGGGCCGTCGGACTGCCCGAGGGTGCGGTCGCGAAGGTCAGGCGTCTCGCGAAGGGTGTGCTGCACAACGTGCGCCCCGAGAACCGCGAGCACCACGAGCGGCCGCAGCTGAACGTGCCCACCATCGACGCGCGGTGGTTCCTGCTCTCGCAGGTCGACGGCGTGACGGTCACCACGGCGGACGGTCGGGGTGTCGTCTACCGTAAGCGCGACCGTGCTCAGGCCCAGGCCCTGCTCACCGAGGCGCTCAGGCTGCGACGCGAACTCGCGCGCCGGTTCCCCGAGATGAAGAAGCGGTACCGGGACGCGGTTCCCGCCCTGACCAGCAAGGAGGAGTGGGAGCGTGTCTTCGGAATCGGCAACTGA
- the glf gene encoding UDP-galactopyranose mutase, protein MTAASAPQPSTGEYDLIVVGSGFFGLTIAERAATQLGKRVLVIERRHHLGGNAYSEPEPETGIEIHKYGAHLFHTSNKRVWDYVNQFTDFTGYQHRVFAMHKGQAYQFPMGLGLVSQFFGRYFSPDEARALIKEQAAEIDTAEAKNLEEKAISLIGRPLYEAFVRDYTAKQWQTDPKELPAGNIARLPVRYTFDNRYFNDTYEGLPVDGYTAWLENMAENERIEVRLDTDWFEVRDEVRAASPEAPVVYTGPLDRYFDYSEGRLGWRTLDFETEVLPTGDFQGTPVMNYNDADVPYTRIHEFRHFHPERDTYPTDKTVIMREYSRFAENDDEPYYPINTPEDREKLNAYRSLAKKEAADNKVLFGGRLGTYQYLDMHMAIASALSMFDNVLAPHFDSGAPIAGDAS, encoded by the coding sequence GTGACTGCTGCATCAGCGCCCCAGCCCTCCACCGGTGAGTACGACCTGATCGTCGTCGGCTCCGGATTCTTCGGACTGACGATCGCCGAGCGCGCGGCCACGCAGCTCGGCAAGCGAGTGCTCGTGATCGAGCGTCGCCACCACCTCGGTGGCAACGCATACTCCGAGCCCGAACCGGAAACCGGAATCGAGATCCACAAGTACGGTGCCCACCTGTTCCACACCTCCAACAAGAGGGTGTGGGACTACGTGAACCAGTTCACCGATTTCACCGGCTACCAGCATCGCGTGTTCGCGATGCACAAGGGCCAGGCCTACCAGTTCCCGATGGGTCTCGGACTGGTGTCGCAGTTCTTCGGCCGGTACTTCAGCCCCGACGAGGCACGCGCCCTCATCAAGGAGCAGGCCGCCGAGATCGACACCGCCGAGGCGAAGAACCTCGAGGAGAAGGCGATCTCCCTGATCGGCCGCCCCCTGTACGAGGCGTTCGTCCGCGACTACACGGCCAAGCAGTGGCAGACCGACCCGAAGGAACTGCCCGCCGGCAACATCGCCCGGCTGCCCGTCCGCTACACCTTCGACAACCGCTACTTCAACGACACCTACGAGGGCCTGCCGGTCGACGGGTACACGGCGTGGCTGGAGAACATGGCGGAGAACGAGCGGATCGAGGTCCGGCTCGACACCGACTGGTTCGAGGTGCGCGATGAGGTCCGTGCCGCGAGCCCGGAAGCCCCCGTCGTCTACACCGGCCCGCTCGACCGCTACTTCGACTACTCCGAGGGCCGGCTCGGATGGCGCACCCTCGACTTCGAGACCGAGGTGCTGCCCACCGGCGACTTCCAGGGCACCCCGGTCATGAACTACAACGACGCCGACGTGCCCTACACCCGCATCCACGAGTTCCGGCACTTCCACCCCGAGCGCGACACCTACCCGACCGACAAGACGGTCATCATGCGTGAGTACTCGCGTTTCGCCGAGAACGACGACGAGCCGTACTACCCGATCAACACCCCCGAGGACCGCGAGAAACTCAACGCCTATCGCTCCCTCGCGAAGAAGGAAGCCGCGGACAACAAGGTGCTCTTCGGTGGCAGGCTCGGCACCTACCAGTACCTCGACATGCACATGGCGATCGCGAGCGCGCTGTCGATGTTCGACAACGTCCTCGCCCCGCATTTCGACTCGGGAGCGCCCATCGCCGGGGACGCCTCGTGA
- a CDS encoding MerR family transcriptional regulator produces the protein MREWSIQQLARAAGVTSRTLRHYGDVGVLHPSRTGSNGMRFYDEDALVRLQRILLLRDLGLALPAIRDVLAGHDDTASALRTHLDLLEHERRQLDRRIAAVRTTLAKTERGEELVADEVFDGFDHTQYRDEVIERWGTDAYDSGDRWWRGMDDAARHDWMKQVEQLNHDWIAAARAGLDPAGPEAQDLARRHVAWLSSIPGTPGGGTAAGSPREYVLGLADMYVEDERFAANYGGREGAEFVRDALTYYV, from the coding sequence GTGCGGGAATGGTCGATCCAGCAACTGGCACGCGCCGCCGGTGTCACCAGCCGCACACTGCGGCACTACGGCGACGTGGGGGTGCTGCATCCGAGCCGCACCGGCAGCAACGGCATGCGGTTCTACGACGAGGACGCACTCGTGCGTCTCCAGCGCATCCTGCTGCTCCGCGATCTGGGACTGGCCCTGCCCGCCATCCGCGACGTGCTCGCCGGTCACGACGACACCGCGAGCGCACTGCGCACCCACCTCGACCTGCTCGAACACGAGCGCCGGCAGTTGGACCGCCGTATCGCGGCGGTGCGCACCACCTTGGCGAAGACGGAGAGAGGGGAGGAACTCGTGGCAGACGAAGTGTTCGACGGGTTCGACCACACGCAGTACCGGGACGAGGTCATCGAACGGTGGGGCACGGACGCCTACGACTCGGGCGATCGTTGGTGGCGGGGCATGGACGACGCCGCCAGGCACGACTGGATGAAGCAGGTCGAGCAGCTGAACCATGACTGGATCGCGGCGGCCCGGGCCGGTCTCGACCCGGCGGGCCCCGAAGCGCAGGACCTCGCGCGGCGGCACGTCGCCTGGCTGTCGTCGATTCCGGGCACCCCGGGAGGCGGCACTGCGGCGGGCAGTCCGCGGGAGTACGTGCTCGGTCTCGCCGACATGTACGTCGAGGACGAGCGTTTCGCGGCGAACTACGGAGGACGGGAGGGCGCCGAATTCGTCCGTGACGCGCTCACCTACTACGTGTGA
- a CDS encoding SpoIID/LytB domain-containing protein, which produces MSRQSIGRRGKIRRRRIILGRPLRNGWRPSVARAAAIGVAPALLVGAGVGALVQSNQAAPGVVQAVSADTPFTFSGFGHGHGRGMGQWGAYGYAQDGWTAERIIGHYYGGTELGTVDDAMIAVRLMARDDHTLDVYSDTGMVVAGKQLAPGEAAHLTPTPDGGANVVVTEGCSGDVLWQAATDLPWVDPIDLAEDRPANEHLTMCSDDKTYRGALGVVLDGTAPRTVNRLHVEDYLRSVVPAEALPAWADTGGAEALRAQAIAARSYALAEKRHEKWQTCDTTDCQVYGGSGVEDPRTDDGVRTTRGTVLMKDGEVVRSEFSASTGGYSAGGTFPPVEDEGDKVAPNREWAKTFTAAEIGSKFGVGDLQAFEVLSRNNLGPEGGRVTRVRVVGSDRTIETTGAEARTKLGLRSDWFTVKEGIDEDAPEITPAPEPGPETGTDPFGSGTGTSPIEQAYLDLGGVDSVLGSPIGPELMLPDEIGKFRIFTGGAIVWTPDLGAQVIDASFLKDWFPSTGSAE; this is translated from the coding sequence ATGTCACGACAGTCCATCGGGCGCAGAGGCAAGATCCGGAGGCGGCGCATCATCCTCGGCAGGCCGCTGCGCAACGGATGGCGTCCCTCCGTCGCCCGTGCCGCCGCGATCGGGGTCGCTCCCGCGCTGCTCGTCGGAGCCGGCGTGGGCGCGCTCGTCCAGAGCAACCAGGCGGCACCAGGTGTCGTGCAAGCGGTTTCGGCCGACACGCCCTTCACGTTCAGTGGCTTCGGTCACGGCCACGGTCGTGGCATGGGGCAGTGGGGTGCCTACGGCTACGCCCAGGACGGGTGGACCGCCGAGCGGATCATCGGCCACTACTACGGCGGCACCGAACTCGGCACGGTCGACGACGCGATGATCGCGGTCCGTCTCATGGCGCGCGACGACCACACCCTCGACGTCTACTCCGACACCGGCATGGTCGTCGCCGGTAAGCAACTCGCGCCCGGCGAGGCCGCGCACCTGACACCCACCCCGGACGGCGGCGCGAACGTCGTCGTCACCGAGGGCTGCAGCGGCGACGTGCTGTGGCAGGCAGCCACCGACCTGCCGTGGGTGGACCCGATCGACCTCGCCGAGGACCGTCCCGCGAACGAGCACCTCACGATGTGCTCGGACGACAAGACCTACCGCGGTGCCCTCGGTGTGGTGCTCGACGGCACCGCCCCGCGCACCGTCAACCGCCTCCACGTCGAGGACTACCTGCGCAGCGTGGTCCCCGCCGAGGCGCTGCCCGCCTGGGCCGACACCGGTGGTGCCGAGGCGCTGCGGGCGCAGGCCATCGCCGCGCGGTCCTACGCCCTCGCCGAGAAGCGCCACGAGAAGTGGCAGACCTGCGACACCACGGACTGTCAGGTCTACGGCGGGTCGGGCGTCGAGGATCCGCGCACGGACGACGGTGTGCGCACCACCCGCGGAACCGTCCTGATGAAGGACGGCGAGGTCGTGCGCAGCGAGTTCTCCGCCTCCACCGGCGGCTACTCGGCCGGCGGCACCTTCCCGCCCGTCGAGGACGAGGGTGACAAGGTCGCCCCGAACCGCGAATGGGCCAAGACCTTCACCGCGGCCGAGATCGGCAGCAAGTTCGGCGTCGGCGACCTCCAGGCATTCGAGGTGCTCTCCCGCAACAATCTCGGACCCGAAGGCGGTCGCGTGACCCGGGTCCGCGTGGTCGGCTCCGACCGCACCATCGAAACGACGGGCGCCGAGGCACGGACCAAGCTGGGACTGCGTTCCGACTGGTTCACCGTCAAGGAAGGCATCGACGAGGACGCCCCGGAGATCACTCCGGCACCCGAACCCGGCCCCGAAACCGGCACCGATCCCTTCGGCAGCGGCACCGGCACCTCGCCCATCGAGCAGGCCTATCTGGACCTCGGCGGCGTCGACAGCGTGCTCGGCTCGCCCATCGGCCCCGAGCTGATGCTGCCCGACGAGATCGGCAAGTTCCGGATCTTCACCGGCGGCGCGATCGTGTGGACACCGGACCTCGGTGCTCAGGTCATCGACGCGAGCTTCCTGAAGGACTGGTTCCCGAGCACGGGTAGCGCCGAGTAA
- a CDS encoding N-acetylmuramoyl-L-alanine amidase: protein MPHRRPKPSIVLGAVAALAVATPFAVTGLTSTAPEIRNANDTVEAVAPDIAEVVLASVPDLIIPLEELTGLNLPDLSLKEIVDGLPQITTAPDPNGGLVQRVGATVKELTRDTPFSLVALAAEDVAATDALIRAQQDDGSWGPWTATEPIETRADDATSEGRTGTEPIYVGATRAVQVLLTPRPGPEPNLAGAEAPPAPEAPAPAPEAPAPEAPAPEAPAPEAPAPAAPAEAPVPADEAPAPVAAPAADAPDLGYVPASSSKPLRENPLQAAAEAVSAVLISPGSSEADARLEDIASPLGNSGLKVITRQQWGADESMRCQTPTYDDSLGGATVHHTAGSNNYSKAESAEIVRAIYAYHARTLGWCDIGYNTLVDKYGQIFEGRAGGLDRNVQGAHAGGFNENTHGIAMMGDFSTQAPPQAAVESVGKFLGWRLARAGLNPKGRTTMYSEGTSFTPYPQGAAVDLPIIFAHRDVGNTSCPGDAGYSQMGKIRDIAVAAAKGGGGGTAPQPSNPSPSNPQPSNPQPSNPSPSNPSPSNPSPNVPDINVGALASGSADTAEGVVDELIRLSGHPLVQKWLAEGGELGRLGQAVTSILPAVKSGFERVNFVNGAIYTSPNGGTWTVLGEIYKAWEKNGLDAGELGLPTSDEYRVPDGWRSDFEFGSLIFNEVTGVVTKVLRAYDDAYDQAMQDQPADVAGPAPEGAPAPGPEPAPVPEPAPEPAPAG, encoded by the coding sequence GTGCCGCATCGCCGCCCCAAGCCGTCGATCGTCCTGGGTGCCGTCGCCGCCCTGGCCGTCGCGACGCCCTTCGCCGTCACCGGGCTGACCAGCACCGCTCCCGAGATCCGGAATGCCAACGACACCGTCGAGGCAGTGGCACCCGATATCGCGGAAGTCGTGCTTGCCTCGGTGCCCGACCTGATCATCCCGCTCGAGGAGCTCACCGGTCTCAACCTGCCGGACCTCAGCCTGAAGGAGATCGTCGACGGGCTCCCGCAGATCACGACTGCTCCCGACCCGAACGGCGGACTCGTCCAGCGCGTCGGTGCGACCGTCAAGGAACTCACCCGCGACACCCCGTTCAGCCTCGTCGCGCTCGCCGCCGAGGACGTCGCCGCCACCGACGCGCTCATCCGCGCGCAGCAGGACGACGGCAGCTGGGGTCCCTGGACCGCGACCGAGCCGATCGAGACGCGCGCCGACGACGCCACCAGCGAGGGACGCACGGGCACGGAGCCGATCTACGTCGGTGCCACCCGTGCGGTGCAGGTGCTGCTGACGCCGCGTCCCGGCCCCGAACCGAATCTCGCCGGCGCGGAGGCCCCGCCGGCACCCGAAGCTCCCGCTCCCGCTCCCGAGGCACCCGCCCCGGAGGCACCCGCCCCGGAGGCACCGGCGCCCGAAGCTCCTGCTCCTGCAGCCCCGGCGGAGGCCCCGGTCCCCGCCGACGAGGCACCCGCGCCGGTCGCTGCACCCGCAGCCGATGCACCCGACCTCGGATACGTGCCCGCGTCCTCGTCCAAGCCGCTGCGCGAGAACCCGCTGCAGGCGGCCGCCGAAGCGGTCAGTGCCGTGCTCATCTCGCCCGGCAGCAGCGAAGCGGACGCGCGACTCGAGGACATCGCGAGCCCGCTCGGTAACTCCGGCCTGAAGGTGATCACCCGCCAGCAGTGGGGCGCCGACGAGTCGATGCGCTGCCAGACCCCGACCTACGACGACTCCCTCGGTGGCGCGACCGTGCACCACACCGCGGGCAGCAACAACTACTCGAAGGCCGAATCGGCCGAGATCGTGCGCGCGATCTACGCGTACCACGCACGCACGCTCGGCTGGTGCGACATCGGATACAACACCCTCGTCGACAAGTACGGCCAGATCTTCGAGGGTCGCGCCGGTGGTCTCGACCGCAACGTCCAGGGCGCACACGCGGGTGGATTCAACGAGAACACCCACGGCATCGCGATGATGGGCGACTTCTCGACCCAGGCCCCGCCGCAGGCCGCGGTGGAGTCGGTCGGCAAGTTCCTCGGCTGGCGTCTGGCCCGCGCGGGACTGAACCCCAAGGGCCGCACCACGATGTACTCCGAGGGCACATCGTTCACCCCCTACCCGCAGGGTGCGGCGGTGGATCTGCCGATCATCTTCGCGCACCGCGACGTGGGCAACACCAGCTGCCCGGGTGATGCCGGCTACTCGCAGATGGGCAAGATCCGCGATATCGCCGTCGCTGCGGCAAAGGGCGGTGGCGGTGGCACTGCCCCGCAGCCCTCGAACCCGTCGCCGTCGAACCCGCAACCCTCGAACCCGCAACCCTCGAACCCGTCGCCGTCCAATCCGTCGCCGTCCAATCCGTCGCCGAACGTGCCGGACATCAACGTCGGAGCGCTCGCCTCGGGCTCGGCCGACACCGCCGAAGGTGTCGTCGACGAGCTGATCCGCCTCAGCGGTCACCCGCTGGTCCAGAAGTGGCTCGCCGAGGGCGGCGAACTCGGACGGCTCGGACAGGCGGTGACCTCGATCCTTCCCGCGGTCAAGAGCGGTTTCGAACGAGTGAATTTCGTCAACGGGGCCATCTACACGTCACCGAACGGCGGCACGTGGACGGTACTCGGCGAGATCTACAAGGCGTGGGAGAAGAACGGACTCGACGCTGGTGAGCTGGGGTTGCCCACCAGCGACGAGTACCGGGTGCCGGACGGTTGGCGTTCGGACTTCGAGTTCGGCTCGCTGATCTTCAACGAGGTCACGGGTGTCGTCACCAAGGTGCTGCGCGCCTACGACGACGCCTACGACCAGGCGATGCAGGATCAGCCGGCCGACGTCGCAGGACCCGCACCCGAGGGTGCTCCTGCGCCCGGACCCGAACCGGCACCTGTGCCGGAACCGGCACCCGAACCGGCGCCCGCGGGCTGA
- a CDS encoding HAD family hydrolase, with the protein MTQAATAVLRHNDGVNAQSSREPYRDHITDAVRPASTDAVRPASTDAVRPGLVATDVDGTLIDDTEKVSDRTRAAVHAVVDSGVPFVLATGRPPRWIAPVVEELGYAPMAVCANGAVLYDSSTDRVLSAAVLEVDELAWLAEVASSVLPGCGLAAERVGDRAHDAATPQFVSAPGYEHAWLNPDNTELAEHEVISEPAIKLLVRLPGATSREMAEALVPKLHGLVDVTYSTTHGLIEISAAGVTKASGLQEMARLLGVSHENLVAFGDMPNDIPMLSVARHGVAMENAHPDAKSVADEVTATNVEDGVARVLERWWR; encoded by the coding sequence ATGACGCAGGCGGCGACCGCGGTACTTCGGCACAATGACGGAGTGAACGCACAGTCGAGTCGAGAGCCGTATCGGGACCACATCACGGACGCGGTGCGTCCTGCTTCCACGGACGCGGTGCGTCCTGCTTCCACGGACGCGGTGCGTCCCGGATTGGTGGCTACGGACGTGGACGGCACCCTGATCGACGACACCGAGAAGGTGTCCGATCGGACCCGCGCCGCGGTACATGCGGTGGTCGACTCCGGTGTTCCGTTCGTCCTGGCCACCGGCCGCCCGCCGCGCTGGATCGCGCCGGTCGTCGAAGAGCTGGGCTACGCGCCCATGGCGGTGTGCGCGAACGGTGCCGTGCTCTACGACAGTTCCACCGACCGTGTGCTCAGCGCCGCGGTGCTCGAGGTCGACGAACTGGCGTGGCTCGCCGAGGTGGCCTCGTCGGTGCTTCCCGGTTGCGGTCTGGCCGCGGAGCGGGTGGGGGATCGGGCCCACGACGCGGCGACGCCGCAGTTCGTCAGCGCTCCCGGTTACGAACATGCCTGGCTGAATCCGGACAACACCGAACTCGCCGAGCACGAGGTGATCAGTGAGCCCGCCATCAAGTTGCTCGTCCGGCTCCCCGGCGCGACCAGCCGGGAGATGGCGGAGGCTCTCGTGCCGAAACTGCACGGGCTGGTCGACGTGACCTATTCGACGACCCACGGGCTCATCGAGATCTCCGCGGCGGGGGTCACGAAGGCTTCCGGTCTCCAGGAGATGGCCCGGCTACTGGGTGTCTCCCACGAGAATCTCGTGGCCTTCGGCGACATGCCCAACGACATCCCGATGCTGTCGGTAGCGCGTCACGGTGTGGCGATGGAGAACGCGCATCCGGACGCGAAGTCGGTCGCAGACGAAGTCACCGCCACCAACGTCGAGGACGGGGTGGCCCGCGTTCTCGAACGGTGGTGGCGGTGA
- a CDS encoding lysophospholipid acyltransferase family protein gives MEPFYRTIIGVARTLFAAQGLKFAITGAENIPATGGAVIAINHTGYMDFTYAGIPARVTKRYIRFMAKKEVFDHKISGPMMRAMKHIPVDRGDAGESYRLAVEALRAGQLVGVFPEETISRSFELKAFRSGAARMANEAGVPVVPMVIWGSQRVWTKGHPKRLGRTNTPITIEVGAPIHPFEPAAEMTAQLHATMEKMLHRVQDGYIHEDGAYWVPRRLGGSAPTLEEATALDEAAAAERRARKARERAAREGAAGSGNDDAGGDRGTSAQ, from the coding sequence GTGGAACCCTTCTATCGGACCATCATCGGTGTCGCCCGCACGCTCTTCGCAGCGCAAGGGCTGAAGTTCGCGATCACCGGGGCGGAGAACATCCCGGCGACGGGTGGTGCGGTCATCGCGATCAACCACACCGGCTACATGGACTTCACCTACGCCGGGATCCCCGCCCGGGTCACCAAGCGGTACATCCGCTTCATGGCGAAGAAGGAAGTCTTCGACCACAAGATCTCCGGCCCCATGATGCGCGCGATGAAGCACATCCCCGTCGACCGCGGCGACGCCGGCGAGTCCTACCGACTCGCCGTGGAGGCGCTGCGTGCCGGTCAGCTCGTGGGTGTCTTCCCGGAGGAGACGATCAGCCGCAGCTTCGAACTCAAGGCGTTCCGGTCCGGCGCGGCACGGATGGCGAACGAAGCCGGTGTCCCGGTGGTCCCCATGGTCATCTGGGGGTCGCAGCGGGTGTGGACGAAGGGCCACCCGAAGCGGCTCGGACGTACGAACACCCCGATCACCATCGAGGTGGGCGCCCCCATCCATCCGTTCGAGCCGGCAGCGGAGATGACCGCGCAGCTCCACGCGACCATGGAGAAGATGCTTCACCGGGTCCAGGACGGTTACATCCACGAGGACGGTGCCTACTGGGTGCCCCGCCGCCTGGGCGGATCCGCGCCGACCCTCGAGGAGGCGACCGCCCTGGACGAGGCCGCGGCCGCCGAGCGTCGCGCCCGGAAGGCCCGGGAACGTGCCGCCCGTGAAGGTGCTGCCGGTAGCGGCAACGATGACGCAGGCGGCGACCGCGGTACTTCGGCACAATGA